The Ictalurus furcatus strain D&B chromosome 5, Billie_1.0, whole genome shotgun sequence genome includes a region encoding these proteins:
- the LOC128607259 gene encoding N-acetyllactosaminide beta-1,3-N-acetylglucosaminyltransferase 3-like isoform X2, which translates to MSWSHCSVSLSHTLTHTLRTYYDKMDQLLQFSTHFSAVFKHFENIRCPQVKKVWLYRTRGRRRALDSMALLIMISLCLLLILYITTPEKYNKITSQKMDFLYYRHCRYFPMLLTVPNKCTIPKRSGEPFLLLTIKSSPENYERRSVLRKTWAAERLQNGMWIRTVFLTGTTGTGFKKQRLNKLLKLENTRYQDILQWDFTDSFYNLTLKQVLFLDWMQNWCPTADFLFNGDDDVFANTDNMVEFLKGQRDNNGSKHLYIGQLLLTSPPVRNRNSKYFIPEQIMKADMYAPYCSGGGYLYSRFTARTILQMSQSITLMPIDDVYMGMCLQRAGLQPMNHRGVWADGLIIPSDKLDIYDPCYYREIILGHKFLPHQIFLLWDEIHRKDLNCSKKEVNL; encoded by the exons ATGAGCTGGTCTCACtgctcagtctctctctcacacacactcacacacactctcaggaCTTACTACGACAAAATGGACCAGCTACTTCAATTCAGCACACACTTTTCAGCAGTGTTTAAGCACTTCGAAAATATCCG gtgTCCTCAGGTGAAGAAGGTCTGGCTGTACA GAACCCGGGGCAGGAGACGAGCTCTGGACTCCATGGCTCTGCTCATTATGATCTCTCTGTGTTTGCTCCTGATCCTGTATATCACCACGCcagaaaaatataacaaaatcaCATCACAGAAGATG GACTTCCTGTATTACCGCCACTGCAGGTATTTCCCGATGTTGCTCACCGTTCCTAACAAGTGCACCATTCCAAAGAGGTCAGGAGAACCCTTTTTACTGCTGACCATCAAAAGTTCACCGGAGAACTACGAACGGCGTTCGGTCTTGCGCAAAACGTGGGCGGCGGAGAGGCTACAGAACGGGATGTGGATCCGCACCGTGTTCCTGACCGGCACCACCGGGACAGGCTTCAAGAAGCAGAGGTTAAACAAACTCCTGAAGCTGGAGAACACGAGGTACCAGGACATCCTGCAGTGGGACTTCACGGATTCCTTCTACAACCTCACGCTCAAGCAGGTCCTGTTCCTGGACTGGATGCAGAACTGGTGTCCCACTGCGGATTTCCTCTTTAACGGAGACGACGACGTTTTCGCCAACACGGACAACATGGTGGAGTTCCTCAAAGGGCAGAGAGATAACAACGGAAGCAAACACCTGTACATCGGCCAGCTGCTCCTGACCAGCCCACCTGTTCGGAACAGAAACAGTAAATATTTCATCCCGGAACAGATCATGAAAGCCGACATGTACGCTCCGTACTGCAGTGGAGGCGGCTACCTgtactcccgcttcactgccaGGACCATTCTCCAAATGTCCCAGTCCATCACCCTGATGCCCATTGACGACGTTTACATGGGCATGTGTCTGCAACGAGCCGGACTCCAACCCATGAACCACCGTGGAGTCTGGGCCGACGGCCTCATTATTCCTTCTGACAAACTGGACATTTATGATCCCTGCTATTACCGTGAGATTATCCTCGGCCACAAATTCTTacctcatcagattttccttcTGTGGGATGAAATACATCGGAAAGATTTGAACTGCTCAAAGAAAGAAGTTAAtctgtaa
- the LOC128607259 gene encoding N-acetyllactosaminide beta-1,3-N-acetylglucosaminyltransferase 3-like isoform X1 gives MSWSHCSVSLSHTLTHTLRTYYDKMDQLLQFSTHFSAVFKHFENIRCPQVKKVWLYRTRGRRRALDSMALLIMISLCLLLILYITTPEKYNKITSQKMVSQAQPLVMATPRCEQNLSFANIKEFSTFPTRMQDFLYYRHCRYFPMLLTVPNKCTIPKRSGEPFLLLTIKSSPENYERRSVLRKTWAAERLQNGMWIRTVFLTGTTGTGFKKQRLNKLLKLENTRYQDILQWDFTDSFYNLTLKQVLFLDWMQNWCPTADFLFNGDDDVFANTDNMVEFLKGQRDNNGSKHLYIGQLLLTSPPVRNRNSKYFIPEQIMKADMYAPYCSGGGYLYSRFTARTILQMSQSITLMPIDDVYMGMCLQRAGLQPMNHRGVWADGLIIPSDKLDIYDPCYYREIILGHKFLPHQIFLLWDEIHRKDLNCSKKEVNL, from the exons ATGAGCTGGTCTCACtgctcagtctctctctcacacacactcacacacactctcaggaCTTACTACGACAAAATGGACCAGCTACTTCAATTCAGCACACACTTTTCAGCAGTGTTTAAGCACTTCGAAAATATCCG gtgTCCTCAGGTGAAGAAGGTCTGGCTGTACA GAACCCGGGGCAGGAGACGAGCTCTGGACTCCATGGCTCTGCTCATTATGATCTCTCTGTGTTTGCTCCTGATCCTGTATATCACCACGCcagaaaaatataacaaaatcaCATCACAGAAGATGGTTAGTCAGGCACAGCCTCTGGTGATGGCGACTCCTAGGTGTGAACAAAACTTGTCATTCGCTAACATTAAGGAATTTTCTACCTTTCCAACTCGTATGCAGGACTTCCTGTATTACCGCCACTGCAGGTATTTCCCGATGTTGCTCACCGTTCCTAACAAGTGCACCATTCCAAAGAGGTCAGGAGAACCCTTTTTACTGCTGACCATCAAAAGTTCACCGGAGAACTACGAACGGCGTTCGGTCTTGCGCAAAACGTGGGCGGCGGAGAGGCTACAGAACGGGATGTGGATCCGCACCGTGTTCCTGACCGGCACCACCGGGACAGGCTTCAAGAAGCAGAGGTTAAACAAACTCCTGAAGCTGGAGAACACGAGGTACCAGGACATCCTGCAGTGGGACTTCACGGATTCCTTCTACAACCTCACGCTCAAGCAGGTCCTGTTCCTGGACTGGATGCAGAACTGGTGTCCCACTGCGGATTTCCTCTTTAACGGAGACGACGACGTTTTCGCCAACACGGACAACATGGTGGAGTTCCTCAAAGGGCAGAGAGATAACAACGGAAGCAAACACCTGTACATCGGCCAGCTGCTCCTGACCAGCCCACCTGTTCGGAACAGAAACAGTAAATATTTCATCCCGGAACAGATCATGAAAGCCGACATGTACGCTCCGTACTGCAGTGGAGGCGGCTACCTgtactcccgcttcactgccaGGACCATTCTCCAAATGTCCCAGTCCATCACCCTGATGCCCATTGACGACGTTTACATGGGCATGTGTCTGCAACGAGCCGGACTCCAACCCATGAACCACCGTGGAGTCTGGGCCGACGGCCTCATTATTCCTTCTGACAAACTGGACATTTATGATCCCTGCTATTACCGTGAGATTATCCTCGGCCACAAATTCTTacctcatcagattttccttcTGTGGGATGAAATACATCGGAAAGATTTGAACTGCTCAAAGAAAGAAGTTAAtctgtaa
- the LOC128608240 gene encoding N-acetyllactosaminide beta-1,3-N-acetylglucosaminyltransferase 3-like isoform X3 → MSWSHCSVSLSHTLTHTLRTYYDKMDQLLQFSTHFSAVFKHFENIRCPQVNMENVSWLYSTWGRRRALDSMALLIMISLCLLLILYITTPEKYNKITSQKMDFLYYRHCRYFPMLLTVPNKCTIPKRSGEPFLLLTIKSSPENYERRSVLRKTWAAERLQNGMWIRTVFLTGTTGTGFKKQRLNKLLKLENTRYQDILQWDFTDSFYNLTLKQVLFLDWMQNWCPTADFLFNGDDDVFANTDNMVEFLKEQSDNNGSKHLYIGQLVLTSPPVRNRNSKYFIPELIEKANVYAPYCSGGGYLYSRFTARTILQMSQSITLMPIDDVYMGMCLQRAGLRPMNHRGVWADGLIIPSDKLDIYDPCYYREIILGHKFLPHQIFLLWDEIHRKDLNCSKKEVNL, encoded by the exons ATGAGCTGGTCTCACtgctcagtctctctctcacacacactcacacacactctcaggaCTTACTACGACAAAATGGACCAGCTACTTCAATTCAGCACACACTTTTCAGCAGTGTTTAAGCACTTCGAAAATATTCG gtgTCCTCAGGTGAACATGGAGAACGTCAGCTGGCTGTACA GTACCTGGGGCAGGAGACGAGCTCTGGACTCCATGGCTCTGCTCATTATGATCTCTCTGTGTTTGCTCCTGATCCTGTATATCACCACGCcagaaaaatataacaaaatcaCATCACAGAAGATG GACTTCCTGTATTACCGCCACTGCAGGTATTTCCCGATGTTGCTCACCGTTCCTAACAAGTGCACCATTCCAAAGAGGTCAGGAGAACCCTTTTTACTGCTGACCATCAAAAGTTCACCGGAGAACTACGAACGGCGTTCGGTCTTGCGCAAAACGTGGGCGGCGGAGAGGCTACAGAACGGGATGTGGATCCGCACCGTGTTCCTGACCGGCACCACCGGGACAGGCTTCAAGAAGCAGAGGTTAAACAAACTCCTGAAGCTGGAGAACACGAGGTACCAGGACATCCTGCAGTGGGACTTCACGGATTCCTTCTACAACCTCACGCTCAAGCAGGTCCTGTTCCTGGACTGGATGCAGAACTGGTGTCCCACTGCGGATTTCCTCTTTAACGGAGACGACGACGTTTTCGCCAACACGGACAACATGGTGGAGTTCCTCAAAGAGCAGAGCGATAACAACGGAAGCAAACACCTGTACATCGGCCAGCTGGTCCTGACCAGCCCACCTGTTCGGAACAGAAACAGTAAATATTTCATCCCGGAACTGATCGAGAAAGCCAACGTGTACGCTCCGTACTGCAGCGGAGGCGGCTACCTgtactcccgcttcactgccaGGACCATTCTCCAAATGTCCCAGTCCATCACCCTGATGCCCATTGACGACGTTTACATGGGCATGTGTCTGCAACGAGCCGGACTCCGACCCATGAACCACCGTGGAGTCTGGGCCGACGGCCTCATTATTCCTTCTGACAAACTGGACATTTATGATCCCTGCTATTACCGTGAGATTATCCTCGGCCACAAATTCTTacctcatcagattttccttcTGTGGGATGAAATACATCGGAAAGATTTGAACTGCTCAAAGAAAGAAGTTAAtctgtaa
- the LOC128608240 gene encoding N-acetyllactosaminide beta-1,3-N-acetylglucosaminyltransferase 3-like isoform X2, producing the protein MSWSHCSVSLSHTLTHTLRTYYDKMDQLLQFSTHFSAVFKHFENIRCPQVNMENVSWLYSTWGRRRALDSMALLIMISLCLLLILYITTPEKYNKITSQKMVSQAQPLVMATPRYFPMLLTVPNKCTIPKRSGEPFLLLTIKSSPENYERRSVLRKTWAAERLQNGMWIRTVFLTGTTGTGFKKQRLNKLLKLENTRYQDILQWDFTDSFYNLTLKQVLFLDWMQNWCPTADFLFNGDDDVFANTDNMVEFLKEQSDNNGSKHLYIGQLVLTSPPVRNRNSKYFIPELIEKANVYAPYCSGGGYLYSRFTARTILQMSQSITLMPIDDVYMGMCLQRAGLRPMNHRGVWADGLIIPSDKLDIYDPCYYREIILGHKFLPHQIFLLWDEIHRKDLNCSKKEVNL; encoded by the exons ATGAGCTGGTCTCACtgctcagtctctctctcacacacactcacacacactctcaggaCTTACTACGACAAAATGGACCAGCTACTTCAATTCAGCACACACTTTTCAGCAGTGTTTAAGCACTTCGAAAATATTCG gtgTCCTCAGGTGAACATGGAGAACGTCAGCTGGCTGTACA GTACCTGGGGCAGGAGACGAGCTCTGGACTCCATGGCTCTGCTCATTATGATCTCTCTGTGTTTGCTCCTGATCCTGTATATCACCACGCcagaaaaatataacaaaatcaCATCACAGAAGATGGTTAGTCAGGCACAGCCTCTGGTGATGGCGACTCCTAG GTATTTCCCGATGTTGCTCACCGTTCCTAACAAGTGCACCATTCCAAAGAGGTCAGGAGAACCCTTTTTACTGCTGACCATCAAAAGTTCACCGGAGAACTACGAACGGCGTTCGGTCTTGCGCAAAACGTGGGCGGCGGAGAGGCTACAGAACGGGATGTGGATCCGCACCGTGTTCCTGACCGGCACCACCGGGACAGGCTTCAAGAAGCAGAGGTTAAACAAACTCCTGAAGCTGGAGAACACGAGGTACCAGGACATCCTGCAGTGGGACTTCACGGATTCCTTCTACAACCTCACGCTCAAGCAGGTCCTGTTCCTGGACTGGATGCAGAACTGGTGTCCCACTGCGGATTTCCTCTTTAACGGAGACGACGACGTTTTCGCCAACACGGACAACATGGTGGAGTTCCTCAAAGAGCAGAGCGATAACAACGGAAGCAAACACCTGTACATCGGCCAGCTGGTCCTGACCAGCCCACCTGTTCGGAACAGAAACAGTAAATATTTCATCCCGGAACTGATCGAGAAAGCCAACGTGTACGCTCCGTACTGCAGCGGAGGCGGCTACCTgtactcccgcttcactgccaGGACCATTCTCCAAATGTCCCAGTCCATCACCCTGATGCCCATTGACGACGTTTACATGGGCATGTGTCTGCAACGAGCCGGACTCCGACCCATGAACCACCGTGGAGTCTGGGCCGACGGCCTCATTATTCCTTCTGACAAACTGGACATTTATGATCCCTGCTATTACCGTGAGATTATCCTCGGCCACAAATTCTTacctcatcagattttccttcTGTGGGATGAAATACATCGGAAAGATTTGAACTGCTCAAAGAAAGAAGTTAAtctgtaa
- the LOC128608240 gene encoding N-acetyllactosaminide beta-1,3-N-acetylglucosaminyltransferase 3-like isoform X1, translated as MSWSHCSVSLSHTLTHTLRTYYDKMDQLLQFSTHFSAVFKHFENIRCPQVNMENVSWLYSTWGRRRALDSMALLIMISLCLLLILYITTPEKYNKITSQKMVSQAQPLVMATPRCEQNLSFANIKEFSTFPTRMQDFLYYRHCRYFPMLLTVPNKCTIPKRSGEPFLLLTIKSSPENYERRSVLRKTWAAERLQNGMWIRTVFLTGTTGTGFKKQRLNKLLKLENTRYQDILQWDFTDSFYNLTLKQVLFLDWMQNWCPTADFLFNGDDDVFANTDNMVEFLKEQSDNNGSKHLYIGQLVLTSPPVRNRNSKYFIPELIEKANVYAPYCSGGGYLYSRFTARTILQMSQSITLMPIDDVYMGMCLQRAGLRPMNHRGVWADGLIIPSDKLDIYDPCYYREIILGHKFLPHQIFLLWDEIHRKDLNCSKKEVNL; from the exons ATGAGCTGGTCTCACtgctcagtctctctctcacacacactcacacacactctcaggaCTTACTACGACAAAATGGACCAGCTACTTCAATTCAGCACACACTTTTCAGCAGTGTTTAAGCACTTCGAAAATATTCG gtgTCCTCAGGTGAACATGGAGAACGTCAGCTGGCTGTACA GTACCTGGGGCAGGAGACGAGCTCTGGACTCCATGGCTCTGCTCATTATGATCTCTCTGTGTTTGCTCCTGATCCTGTATATCACCACGCcagaaaaatataacaaaatcaCATCACAGAAGATGGTTAGTCAGGCACAGCCTCTGGTGATGGCGACTCCTAGGTGTGAACAAAACTTGTCATTCGCTAACATTAAGGAATTTTCTACCTTTCCAACTCGTATGCAGGACTTCCTGTATTACCGCCACTGCAGGTATTTCCCGATGTTGCTCACCGTTCCTAACAAGTGCACCATTCCAAAGAGGTCAGGAGAACCCTTTTTACTGCTGACCATCAAAAGTTCACCGGAGAACTACGAACGGCGTTCGGTCTTGCGCAAAACGTGGGCGGCGGAGAGGCTACAGAACGGGATGTGGATCCGCACCGTGTTCCTGACCGGCACCACCGGGACAGGCTTCAAGAAGCAGAGGTTAAACAAACTCCTGAAGCTGGAGAACACGAGGTACCAGGACATCCTGCAGTGGGACTTCACGGATTCCTTCTACAACCTCACGCTCAAGCAGGTCCTGTTCCTGGACTGGATGCAGAACTGGTGTCCCACTGCGGATTTCCTCTTTAACGGAGACGACGACGTTTTCGCCAACACGGACAACATGGTGGAGTTCCTCAAAGAGCAGAGCGATAACAACGGAAGCAAACACCTGTACATCGGCCAGCTGGTCCTGACCAGCCCACCTGTTCGGAACAGAAACAGTAAATATTTCATCCCGGAACTGATCGAGAAAGCCAACGTGTACGCTCCGTACTGCAGCGGAGGCGGCTACCTgtactcccgcttcactgccaGGACCATTCTCCAAATGTCCCAGTCCATCACCCTGATGCCCATTGACGACGTTTACATGGGCATGTGTCTGCAACGAGCCGGACTCCGACCCATGAACCACCGTGGAGTCTGGGCCGACGGCCTCATTATTCCTTCTGACAAACTGGACATTTATGATCCCTGCTATTACCGTGAGATTATCCTCGGCCACAAATTCTTacctcatcagattttccttcTGTGGGATGAAATACATCGGAAAGATTTGAACTGCTCAAAGAAAGAAGTTAAtctgtaa